In Danaus plexippus chromosome 9 unlocalized genomic scaffold, MEX_DaPlex mxdp_26, whole genome shotgun sequence, the following proteins share a genomic window:
- the LOC116767217 gene encoding uncharacterized protein LOC116767217 — MFSASISLAAMANVAVVVGASSNLGYQVLKQLGSAYKGKIYYTTEDESTGYSIYENLKEYSHLEYFRVDLTYTKSIINFRHHIQDLDERIDLLINVTDHVPEKQLSSVDKVRRILAVNFYGYINFGKLVYPLLTRNARVVNVSGPAGLLATIENEAIRKRISDPKLTEDELVAVLQDFEEAVKRGIQKTEGWGHSMHAVSKVALAAVTFLQHREWADKGVIINCVNPGNVSSREHRKSTKAFEEGAKTILYLALEAPLTVKGNFVWSNYNVIEWNSDPFLEVTTV, encoded by the coding sequence ATGTTTTCTGCTAGTATTAGTTTAGCCGCTATGGCTAACGTGGCTGTCGTCGTGGGCGCGTCTAGCAATTTAGGCTATCAAGTACTCAAGCAGTTGGGAAGTGCgtataaaggaaaaatatattacacaacCGAAGATGAATCTACCGGCTACAGTATATATGAAAACCTCAAAGAATATTCgcatttagaatattttcgaGTAGATTTAACATATACTAAGAGTATTATCAACTTCAGACATCACATACAGGATCTCGATGAGAGGATAGATCTCCTGATAAACGTCACTGATCACGTACCAGAGAAACAATTGTCCTCCGTCGATAAAGTGAGAAGAATATTAGCTGTAAATTTCTatggatatattaattttggaaAACTGGTTTATCCATTGCTGACGAGAAATGCGAGGGTGGTCAACGTGTCCGGACCTGCTGGTCTGCTAGCAACCATTGAGAATGAAGCAATCAGAAAGAGAATAAGCGATCCTAAACTTACCGAAGACGAGCTAGTTGCGGTATTACAGGATTTTGAAGAAGCAGTCAAGAGAGGCATACAGAAGACTGAAGGTTGGGGTCACAGCATGCATGCGGTTAGCAAGGTTGCTTTGGCAGCTGTGACATTTCTTCAGCACAGAGAATGGGCTGATAAGGGAGTGATTATAAATTGTGTGAATCCAGGAAACGTTTCAAGTCGCGAACATAGAAAATCTACTAAAGCATTTGAAGAAGGGGCCAAGACTATTTTATATCTGGCACTAGAAGCGCCATTGACTGTGAAGGGCAATTTTGTGTGGAGTAACTACAATGTTATCGAATGGAACAGTGATCCTTTTTTAGAAGTAACTACtgtttaa